Genomic window (Dyadobacter fanqingshengii):
TAGGCGGCGACGATGTAACCACACACCCGGCCAGTAACAAAGCAGACTGGCGCGAGTTTGACCAGTTCAATCCTTCTACGACCAATCAGCGTTCCAATGCGGTTTATAATGGTTGCTATAAGGCCATTCAGGGCGCTAATAATGTGATTAATAATTGGGAAAAAACGGTTGGAACAAAGGCTACGATCGACATTATCGTGGGCGAAGCACATTTTATCCGTGCATTTTCCTACTATTGGCTGGTTCGGTTTTATGGCAACATTCCGCTCATCACAGCCGGTGAGTATTCAGATGAACTGCTGACGGTCGGCAAATCGACGCCGCAGCAGGTGTATGACCTGATCATTGCCGATTTGACCGTGGCAGAAAACAATTTGCCGAATACAAAACGCGATCCGGGACGGGCTAACAAGGGCGCCGCCAAAGCATTCCTGGCTGACGTTTTTCTGACCATGGGGGGCTGGCCTTTGAAACAGACAGACAAGTATGCCCTTGCTGCCGCAAAAGCGAAGGAAGTGATTGATAACCGCGCACTTTATGGTTTCGAACTGCTGCCCACATTTGCCGCCGTTTTTGAAAATGATCCTGCCTCAGCCGGAACAAGAGAAGCTGTTTTCCAGATCAGCGGATTCGCAGCCGGAAGCGGAACTGCCAATGCGACTTATGGAAACACGACGATGCCGGGTGAGGAAGGCGGTTGGGACGATATGTTTGCCGAGCTCAACTTTTTCCGCGATTTCCCGGCCGGGCCCAGAAAAGACGCCACATTCCGAACTGAATTTGGATTGGGTACAACCAAAATCCCCTGGCAAAACAGCCTTACCAAGCATCCTTATTATCAAAAATGGTATATCAAAGGCAACATCGTGACTTCCAGCATCTCGCTTCCGTCCGTGATGATGCGTTACCCGCACGTGCTGACGATTTATGCGGAGGCAAAAGCGCGCGCAGCCGGCGGGCCGGACCAAGCAGCTTATGATGCATTGAATCAGGTTCGCTTGCGTGGACGCGCCGCGGGAACGAAGCCTTTGACAATGGGAAGCCTTACCGCTGCACAATTTGCGGATGAAGTGGTGCAGGAACGCGCCTGGGAATTTGCTTGTGAAAGGACCCGTTGGTTTGACCTGGTCAGGTTGGAAAAAGTGGAAGAAGCCAATGCCAAAAAGAGTCCGGACGATTTGCAGCCGATCAAGCCAATCACAAAAGCCAATTACTGGCTGCCGCTGCCATACACGGACACATCCATTAACCCGAATTTGAATTAAACAAAGCGCTTAGCAGCGCCCAATGATTGAAAAAAATGACCCGAAACGCTATAAAATATCTGAGTGTTCTTTTGGTAATCGGTCTTTTTTGCGGAATGAAGCTTTCCAGGTTTACAAAGCCTGGAAAGTCTTCGGACCCCGTTGAAGATTGGCCGGCTTATGGTGGTAATAGTGGCGGAAGCCGCTATTCTGCGCTCACTCAGATTAATAAAGAGAATGTCAAAAACCTGCAACTTGCCTGGTCGTATGACACGGGTGAAAACAAGGATCAGCAGCAGCGCGGCGGGGATATTCAATGCCAGCCCATTGTTATCAATGGCATCATGTACGGCACAACGCCGCGTTTAAAAGTGTTCGCCATTGAGGCAGCAACCGGCAAAGAACTCTGGAAATTCGACCCTTACGCCGACCCGAATGTGCGGCCCAGATTTCATCCGGTGCGCGGCGTGGTTTACTGGCAGGACGGCAACGACAAACGTATTTTATACACAGCTGGCTCAACATTATATGCCATTAATGCGGATAATGGGCAGTTGGTAAAGGATTTTGGTAAAAATGGCGAAGTGGATTTTCACGAAGGGCTGGGCGATAAAGAGACTTACGGTTATGATGTTAATAATTTCAACATTCGCTCTACGACGCCCGGTGTTATCTATAAAAACTTACTCATCACCGGATCATCCGTTTCCGAGGGGGGCGATGCATTACCAGGCCACATTCGCGCATTTGATGTGCGCACAGGAAAGCTTGCCTGGGTTTTCAGGACCATTCCGCTGCCGGGTGAATACGGTTATGAAACCTGGTCAAAGGATTCTTACAAAAAGCTTGGCGGCGCCAATTGCTGGGCAGGGATGGTCATCGACGAAAAACGCGGGACGGTGTTTCTGGGAACAGGGTCGCCTTCCGTGGATTTTTATGGTGGGGCAAGAAAAGGGACCAATCTTTTTGCGAACTGCGTCATCGCACTGGATGCGGCAACGGGTAAGCGCAGATGGCATTTCCAAACCGTCCACCACGACCTCTGGGACCGCGACATTCCCTGTCCACCCAACCTCATCACTGTTAAAAGCAATGGTAAAACCGTCGAAGCTGTCGCCCAGGCAACCAAGGACGGCCTGATCTTCCTGTTCGACCGTGACACGGGCAAACCTTTATTTGATGTAAAAGAAATCCCTGCACCAACAACCAACGCATTACCGGGTGAGCAACCCTGGCCGACACAACCTGTTCCGGTCAAGCCAGCACCATTCGCAAACCAGACATTAACAGAAGCCGACATCACGAACCGCACACCCGAAGCACACGCTTACGTGCTCGACCGTTTCACAAACAGCATAAAGGGCAAGAAAAACCAGCCACCAACATTGGACGGAAGCCTGCTTTATGGCATAGGTGGCGGGGCAGAATGGGGCGGAGCCGCCGCCGATCCGAATGGGATCATGTATGTCAATGCCAACAATATGCTATGGTGGCTTAAAATGCGCGATGCCAAGGAGAAAACAGATGGGAAAGCACTAACAAAGGGCAATGTTTTATTCAATACAAACTGCGCCGCCTGCCACGCAACCGACGGCAAAAGCGCACCGGCAACCGCAGGAACGCAAGCGTATCCATCCTTAAAAGACATTGGAAAAAGAATGAACCGCGCGCAAATCGGTGCGATACTGGAAACCGGCCGCGGCAGAATGCCATCTTTCCAGCACATCGCCAAAGCCGATCGCGAAGAGCTGGTCAATTTCCTTTTAAATATGGAAACAAAACCCGCAGCCAACGACATTCACGCCGTTTCGGACATTCAAAAAAACATCGCAGATTTCCCGCATGCACCGCCATATATAAACAACGGCAACGTCCAGTTCCGCGACCAGGACAATTATCCGGCCATCAAACCACCGTGGGGGACATTAAATGCCATCGACCTCAACACAGGCGAATATCTATGGAAGGTAACATTGGGAGAATATCCGGAACTGACCAAACAGGGAATCCCGCCGACAGGAACAGAAAATCACGGCGGTCCCATCGTCACGGCTGGCGGCTTACTTTTTATCGCAGCGACTTACGATGAGAAACTCAGAGCATTTGATACGAAAACCGGAAAGGTTGTGTGGGAGTACAAATTACCAGCCGGAGGTTTTGCCACACCGATCACTTATATGGTGAATGGGAAGCAGTACATTGCCATCGCAGCGGGCGGGGCGCGTTACGGGTTGAAAGCGGGTGGGACGTATGTGGCGTTTGCGCTGCCGTGAGGGGGGAGGGTGAGCTGTGGTCTCGTTTGTCAGCTTGAAAGGCCGGGTGGCTGCTTGCCTTTTTTGTCAGCCGGAGCGGCCTGAGTTGTTCTTTGCCTTTTCTGTCAGCCTGATCGGAGTCGAAGGCACATGCACAATGTTAATCCAAGCACACTGCATGGGGATGTTAGCCGCATCTGGGACGTGCCTTCGACCGCCCGGCGGCCCGGTCCGCTCAGGCTGACAAGGGAATACACACTTAAATAACAACGAACTACCAACCAGTCAAAACCTAACACAATGAAACGATATCTCCTATGCTGCGACTGGGGCACAACGTCTTTCCGGTTACGGCTAGTTAATAGAGCGGATCAAGAATTGATCAACGAAGTGAGTTCGCAAAAGGGCATCGGCCACACCTACAACCTTTGGAAACAACATGAAGCAAGTGAACCAGAACGTATAACTTTCTTCAAAAAGCAGTTAAAAAATCAAATAGACATTTTATCAGCCAAGGTTGGTTTTAGCTTAGATAACATCAAAATCTTATTGTCGGGCATGGCCTCTTCCTCCATCGGCATGCAGGAAATTCCTTACGCGCAACTTCCTTTTGCATTGGATGGTAGTGATGTTTTGATAAAACATCATGAAGCGGATGAGACATTGCCCAACGACATTATGCTTTTTTCCGGCGTTCGCGGCAGCCGGGATGTGATGCGGGGAGAGGAAACGCAGCTGATCGGGTTGGCGGAAATGATTCATCTTTCGGCTGATATCGACACGATTTTCATTCTTCCGGGAACGCATTCCAAACATTTGTACATCAAAAAAGGCGTCCTGGTTGATTTCAAAACTTACATGACGGGTGAAGTCTTCAATGTTATGTCCAGTTACAGCATACTGAAAGACTCAGTTACAGTCAATTCCGATAAGCAGTTCAATGCTTTGGAATGGGCGGCATTTGACGATGGAATTGCGGAATCCGAACATTCCGAGATTTTAAATGCATTATTTACAGTAAGGACGAGGCAACTTTTTGATTTATTAGATAAAAAACAAAATGCAATGTATTTGAGCGGCATATTGATCGGCTCCGAACTACGGCAATTGAAGCGTGAAACAAAGTGGCAGCTTGTACTTTGCTGTGGCCAAAATCTCCATGCACTTTATCACAAAGCTATAGAAACACTGCAACTGAGTGAAAGGACCTTTACTGTGCCGCCCGAAATGGTTGATAATGCTGCCTCAGCCGGACAGATTAAAATATTCGAATTTCAGAATTTACTATTGAACAAAATAAACTTATGAGTGAGCGTACATTTTCCTGGGAACTGTTTAATAAAGCGCCTCTGGTGGGCATTATCCGCAATATTTCACCTGACGATGTGCAAAAAATCCTGCCCGTTTATAAGGAAGCAGGACTGACAACCATTGAAATCACGATGAACACGCCTGGGGCTGCCGAAATGATCCGCCTGGCCCTGGAAACAGAAGGCGAGGGGTTGAATATCGGTGCTGGGACCGTGTGCACAAAAGATGATCTGGAAATTGCACTGGAAGCTGGCGCTCAGTTCATTGTAACACCCATCATTAATAAAAAAGTGATCAAATCCTGCGTCAAGAAGAAGGTGCCCATTTTTCCCGGCGCGTTCACACCAACTGAAATTTACAATGCCTGGACGCTAGGCGCAACGATGGTGAAAATATATCCTGCAACCTCGCTCGGCCCGGAATATATCAAAGACCTTAAAGCCCCCATGAACCAGCTCAAACTGCTCCCAACTGGCGGCGTTGGCTTAGAAAACATGGCCGCTTTCCTGAAAGCCGGGGCCAATGGTCTTGGAGTAGGAGGGCAGTTATTTGACAAAAAACTGATTCAGGAACAAAATTGGGACGGCCTGAAAGCACATTTTCTTCAATTCAAAAGCAAACTCGCTTTGTAATGGTGAACAAAACCAAGAATTACCGCTGGCTCATCGTCGTACTGCTTTTCACGGCCACTACCATCAATTATCTCGACCGACAGATCATTGGTCTGCTTAAACCTATTCTTGAAAAGGAATTTGTGTGGACAGAAACTGACTTTGCACGCATTGTGATGGCTTTTACCGCTGCATATGCACTGGGTTTGTTGCTGTTCGGCTGGCTGATTGACAAAATTGGGACAAAAAAGGGTTATTCGATTACCATTGTTTTTTGGAGCATTGCGGGCATGCTGCACGCGGTGGCCAGAAGCGCATTTGGTTTTGGTGTCGCACGTGTAGGACTTGGTTTGGGCGAGGCAGGGAACTATCCGGCAGCGGTGAAGACGGTTGCGGAATGGTTTCCAAAGAAAGAGCGTGCATTGGCAACAGGTCTTTTCAATGCCGGAACGAGCGTAGGCGTAGTTGTGGCATTGTTGCTAGTTCCCTGGATATTAAGTCATTATGGCTGGCAGGAAGTGTTTTGGATTACGGGTGCATTGGGTTTTGTGTGGCTGGTTTTCTGGCTGATTTATTATGACATTCCCGCGCAGCAAAAGCGCCTCAGCGCAGAAGAACTGCATTACATTGTGAGCGGTCAGGACCCGGACGAACACGGCGCTGAGAAACAGCCTGTGCAATGGATCAAGCTCTTCACATTTCCGCAAACCTGGGCATACATCACCGGAAAAGGCCTTATTGACCCCATTTACTGGTTTTTTCTGTTTTGGTTGCCGTCCTATTTCGCCTCCACGTTTAACCTGGACCTCAAAAAACCAAGTCTGGAACTAATGTTGATATACACCGCAACCACAATCGGCAGCATCGGCGGCGGCTATTTATCTTCATGGCTCATCAAAAAAGGCTGGCCCACATTGAAAGCCAGAAAAGCCGTGCTCCTGGCTTTCGCCATACTGGAATTATCGGTAATCCTGATCCAATTCGCCGGCGACGTCTGGATCGCCGTGGGCCTTATCAGTTTCGCCGTAGCCTTACACCAGGCCTGGGCAACGAACGTTTTCACCTTACCATCCGACCTTTTTCCAAAGCAAGCAGTAAGTTCAGTTGTAGGGATCGGCGGCATGGCAGGAGCTGTCGGAGGGATTTTATTTCCAATCCTGATCGGCAGTCTGCTCGACAGTTACAAAGCTGCCGGAAATCTGGAAGGGGGCTATAACATCATCTTCACCATCTGCGGCTGCACTTATTTAATTGCCTGGCTGATTATACACTTGCTAACAAAAACTGCGAAAATTGTGGAGCTGGATGAGTTGCGGTAACTAGGGTGAAGGTAAATGTTAATGTATTTCGATAAGGTTCTGCAAATTGCCTTGCTGGATGCGCTCGAAAATTTTGGGAATAAGTAATTTCAATGTGTCCCTTCTGTTATTAAATGCGCAAAGCACAAATATTGTAACGCCAAGACGCTCAATATTTTGCTGATAAGTCAGGTTTCTGTCGACTGTTACAAAGATTTCAAATTCATCTTTAATCATCAAGCTAAGCAATTCGCCGTTTTTCTTTCCCAACCAACCTTTGTCTCGAACGGTCCAGACCTCATGCTACATCCCGAAATCTTGACGCAGCTTACGTGGCAAACTTTCGTCAAGCAAAATTTTCATGCAACACTTTTTCAGTCGTCAAAGTTTTTTTTGCCATTTCCAAAACAGTCAATGCAGCTTCTTTTGTAACAGATGGGAAGTCATCAAGGAATTCTGAAAGTGGTTCTCCACCTTCAATGTAATCAAAAAGGTTTTTAATTGGAACGCGCGTTCCAGCAAAGACTGCCGCTCCACTCATTATTTCCGGGTCGATACTCACTTGTCCGAATCGCATGATTTTAAATTCTTTGTTCATTCGAATGTACATAAAATTGCCGAATGTAAACAGCACCTTTGCCTTTAAGTGCACCAACGACTTATCTTTGTCTGATAGATCAAACCAGCATTGAACCCAATGATTCAACTTTTAAGAACAACTTCCGAACATCCTGATTTCAGTGCACTTGTGAAATCACTGGATGCATATTTAGCTGTAACAGATGGCGATGAGCATGCTTTTTACAATCAATACAACAAAATTGATATGATCAAGCATGTCGTTTTGGCTTACGAAAATGACATTGCAATCGGCTGCGGCGCGATTAAGGCTTTTGGAGATGATGCAATGGAAGTGAAACGGATGTTTGTTGCAGAGGCTGGCCGAAATAAGGGAATTGCATCCACATTATTAAAGGAACTGGAACATTGGGCCGCCGAACTCGGTTTCAAACGCTGCGTGCTGGAAACCGGCAAACGCCAGGCAGAAGCCATCGCGCTTTATAAAAAGAACGGTTACCAGGTTACCGAAAATTACGGACAGTATATAGGTGTTGCGAATAGCGTTTGTTTTGAGAAAGTGCTTGCTTAACACAGATATTGTCCCACTGAAAGATGAGATCCGACAACTCAATTTGAAGCTTCACCTTTGCTTTCAAAGCTGCGAAAACGCGCATTAGTGCATCTAATGTGACGTTTCCAGCACTATTTTCCAATCTGGAAATCTGCGCTTTTCTCAATAAAGGTTAAGCTATATTGTAATTACTTGGCAAGTGATATATAGTCAGTCCAGTAAATCTTTGGATTTACAATCTGTGTATTCTCGTAAATTTCGATCGTGAAATCGGTGTGATTGCCGGTTATTAAAAAGTCTGCTTTGCTTTCGGCTGCTAGTTCCAATAGTTTATTGTCGTCCTTATCAGATAGTATATCCAATTTTGTTTTTGGATTGTACATAGTGGCTACACGCTCAATTTCAGTGAGCACGAATTGCGCCTTTACAATGAAATCAGGGAACCTGGCAAACTTTTTTCTGTTCAAAACCTCCATGTATTCTCTAAGCAATGGTTCC
Coding sequences:
- a CDS encoding RagB/SusD family nutrient uptake outer membrane protein; translation: MKKYNILILAAMLLTGAGCENYLEEDTTGLLYGENVLSTQDGLESALTGAYKGLGSQWSYGFIHPGAQAAMLGGDDVTTHPASNKADWREFDQFNPSTTNQRSNAVYNGCYKAIQGANNVINNWEKTVGTKATIDIIVGEAHFIRAFSYYWLVRFYGNIPLITAGEYSDELLTVGKSTPQQVYDLIIADLTVAENNLPNTKRDPGRANKGAAKAFLADVFLTMGGWPLKQTDKYALAAAKAKEVIDNRALYGFELLPTFAAVFENDPASAGTREAVFQISGFAAGSGTANATYGNTTMPGEEGGWDDMFAELNFFRDFPAGPRKDATFRTEFGLGTTKIPWQNSLTKHPYYQKWYIKGNIVTSSISLPSVMMRYPHVLTIYAEAKARAAGGPDQAAYDALNQVRLRGRAAGTKPLTMGSLTAAQFADEVVQERAWEFACERTRWFDLVRLEKVEEANAKKSPDDLQPIKPITKANYWLPLPYTDTSINPNLN
- a CDS encoding outer membrane protein assembly factor BamB family protein → MTRNAIKYLSVLLVIGLFCGMKLSRFTKPGKSSDPVEDWPAYGGNSGGSRYSALTQINKENVKNLQLAWSYDTGENKDQQQRGGDIQCQPIVINGIMYGTTPRLKVFAIEAATGKELWKFDPYADPNVRPRFHPVRGVVYWQDGNDKRILYTAGSTLYAINADNGQLVKDFGKNGEVDFHEGLGDKETYGYDVNNFNIRSTTPGVIYKNLLITGSSVSEGGDALPGHIRAFDVRTGKLAWVFRTIPLPGEYGYETWSKDSYKKLGGANCWAGMVIDEKRGTVFLGTGSPSVDFYGGARKGTNLFANCVIALDAATGKRRWHFQTVHHDLWDRDIPCPPNLITVKSNGKTVEAVAQATKDGLIFLFDRDTGKPLFDVKEIPAPTTNALPGEQPWPTQPVPVKPAPFANQTLTEADITNRTPEAHAYVLDRFTNSIKGKKNQPPTLDGSLLYGIGGGAEWGGAAADPNGIMYVNANNMLWWLKMRDAKEKTDGKALTKGNVLFNTNCAACHATDGKSAPATAGTQAYPSLKDIGKRMNRAQIGAILETGRGRMPSFQHIAKADREELVNFLLNMETKPAANDIHAVSDIQKNIADFPHAPPYINNGNVQFRDQDNYPAIKPPWGTLNAIDLNTGEYLWKVTLGEYPELTKQGIPPTGTENHGGPIVTAGGLLFIAATYDEKLRAFDTKTGKVVWEYKLPAGGFATPITYMVNGKQYIAIAAGGARYGLKAGGTYVAFALP
- a CDS encoding 2-dehydro-3-deoxygalactonokinase, which codes for MKRYLLCCDWGTTSFRLRLVNRADQELINEVSSQKGIGHTYNLWKQHEASEPERITFFKKQLKNQIDILSAKVGFSLDNIKILLSGMASSSIGMQEIPYAQLPFALDGSDVLIKHHEADETLPNDIMLFSGVRGSRDVMRGEETQLIGLAEMIHLSADIDTIFILPGTHSKHLYIKKGVLVDFKTYMTGEVFNVMSSYSILKDSVTVNSDKQFNALEWAAFDDGIAESEHSEILNALFTVRTRQLFDLLDKKQNAMYLSGILIGSELRQLKRETKWQLVLCCGQNLHALYHKAIETLQLSERTFTVPPEMVDNAASAGQIKIFEFQNLLLNKINL
- a CDS encoding bifunctional 4-hydroxy-2-oxoglutarate aldolase/2-dehydro-3-deoxy-phosphogluconate aldolase, with product MSERTFSWELFNKAPLVGIIRNISPDDVQKILPVYKEAGLTTIEITMNTPGAAEMIRLALETEGEGLNIGAGTVCTKDDLEIALEAGAQFIVTPIINKKVIKSCVKKKVPIFPGAFTPTEIYNAWTLGATMVKIYPATSLGPEYIKDLKAPMNQLKLLPTGGVGLENMAAFLKAGANGLGVGGQLFDKKLIQEQNWDGLKAHFLQFKSKLAL
- a CDS encoding MFS transporter yields the protein MVNKTKNYRWLIVVLLFTATTINYLDRQIIGLLKPILEKEFVWTETDFARIVMAFTAAYALGLLLFGWLIDKIGTKKGYSITIVFWSIAGMLHAVARSAFGFGVARVGLGLGEAGNYPAAVKTVAEWFPKKERALATGLFNAGTSVGVVVALLLVPWILSHYGWQEVFWITGALGFVWLVFWLIYYDIPAQQKRLSAEELHYIVSGQDPDEHGAEKQPVQWIKLFTFPQTWAYITGKGLIDPIYWFFLFWLPSYFASTFNLDLKKPSLELMLIYTATTIGSIGGGYLSSWLIKKGWPTLKARKAVLLAFAILELSVILIQFAGDVWIAVGLISFAVALHQAWATNVFTLPSDLFPKQAVSSVVGIGGMAGAVGGILFPILIGSLLDSYKAAGNLEGGYNIIFTICGCTYLIAWLIIHLLTKTAKIVELDELR
- a CDS encoding DUF433 domain-containing protein, encoding MNKEFKIMRFGQVSIDPEIMSGAAVFAGTRVPIKNLFDYIEGGEPLSEFLDDFPSVTKEAALTVLEMAKKTLTTEKVLHENFA
- a CDS encoding GNAT family N-acetyltransferase, whose product is MIQLLRTTSEHPDFSALVKSLDAYLAVTDGDEHAFYNQYNKIDMIKHVVLAYENDIAIGCGAIKAFGDDAMEVKRMFVAEAGRNKGIASTLLKELEHWAAELGFKRCVLETGKRQAEAIALYKKNGYQVTENYGQYIGVANSVCFEKVLA
- a CDS encoding putative toxin-antitoxin system toxin component, PIN family, with amino-acid sequence MQKLVVDTNVLVSALIQRSYPYLILQGVLSNPNLQICLSEPLLREYMEVLNRKKFARFPDFIVKAQFVLTEIERVATMYNPKTKLDILSDKDDNKLLELAAESKADFLITGNHTDFTIEIYENTQIVNPKIYWTDYISLAK